A portion of the Paenibacillus sp. PvR098 genome contains these proteins:
- a CDS encoding cytochrome P450 → MFAYSNNFFRGTVDGPFPWYEKMRKESPVHYDDQANVWSVFLYEDAKRILGDKDNFSSQFFTVTRENSLSQTIFNMDPPKHTQIRSIVSRAFTPRVMKEWEPRIREITKELLDKASRSNEMDLINDFSHPLPVVIISELLGVPARHIDKLKEWSDILVSTPKDGSEEEIKKWMEAKVRGELELAEFFHGIVEEKRENLGKDIISILIQAEEEGMKLSPEELVPFFNLLLVAGNETTTNLISNAVFSILENPGIYEELRNELSLIPNAVEEALRYRAPAPLIQRVVKEDIEIGGKFLQKGQLVVVFLGSANRDENKFERAHVFDIHRHPNHHIAFGHGNHFCLGAPLARLEAEIALTELVKKFSSLSFPKTFTVDAIENSAVYGLRSFPIVMA, encoded by the coding sequence ATGTTTGCCTATTCGAATAATTTCTTTAGAGGCACTGTTGACGGTCCCTTTCCTTGGTACGAGAAAATGAGAAAGGAATCTCCCGTTCATTATGATGATCAAGCGAACGTATGGAGCGTGTTTCTATATGAAGATGCGAAAAGGATATTGGGGGACAAAGACAATTTCTCCAGTCAGTTTTTTACTGTAACGCGCGAAAATTCGTTGTCGCAAACCATTTTTAATATGGATCCCCCCAAACACACCCAAATTCGATCGATTGTAAGCCGTGCTTTCACGCCACGCGTGATGAAGGAGTGGGAACCTCGCATTCGTGAAATCACAAAAGAACTGCTTGATAAGGCGTCCCGCAGCAATGAAATGGACCTTATAAATGATTTTTCCCATCCTCTGCCTGTCGTTATCATATCCGAGTTGCTGGGGGTTCCGGCTAGGCACATTGATAAACTCAAAGAGTGGTCCGATATTCTTGTCAGCACTCCGAAGGACGGAAGCGAAGAAGAAATAAAAAAATGGATGGAAGCAAAGGTCAGAGGTGAATTGGAGCTAGCTGAGTTCTTCCACGGCATTGTTGAGGAGAAACGCGAAAATCTAGGAAAAGATATCATTTCGATTTTAATTCAGGCTGAGGAAGAAGGCATGAAACTTTCCCCAGAGGAATTGGTCCCGTTCTTCAACTTATTGCTGGTGGCCGGAAACGAAACGACAACTAATCTGATTTCAAATGCCGTATTCAGCATTCTGGAGAACCCTGGTATTTATGAAGAACTTAGAAATGAGCTTTCTCTCATTCCCAACGCAGTAGAAGAAGCGCTGCGATATCGCGCTCCGGCTCCGTTAATACAGCGGGTAGTGAAAGAGGATATAGAGATCGGGGGCAAATTCTTGCAAAAGGGACAACTTGTAGTTGTTTTCCTTGGATCAGCTAATCGAGACGAGAACAAATTTGAACGCGCCCATGTATTTGATATTCACCGACATCCGAATCATCATATTGCATTTGGACACGGCAATCATTTCTGTCTAGGTGCTCCATTGGCCCGGCTCGAAGCTGAAATTGCCTTAACAGAATTGGTGAAAAAGTTTTCTTCCCTTTCATTCCCGAAAACATTTACTGTAGATGCGATCGAGAACAGTGCGGTATACGGGCTGAGAAGCTTTCCTATCGTAATGGCATAA
- a CDS encoding DUF3231 family protein encodes MGILSGNSKDEPLHYGEIYDVWQCSMKAKGCISAYRAYRYHAGDKDLKNILGDLINQAELEVSECDKILTHNGIAPPPLLPERPETKLEDIPVGARFSDQEIASMIAADTSVGLIACSQTMGKSIREDIGALFGKYHATKAAIGLKILKMSKEKGWLIPPPLQIKRPDLVEA; translated from the coding sequence ATGGGTATTTTAAGCGGCAATTCAAAAGATGAGCCATTACACTATGGTGAAATTTATGATGTATGGCAATGCTCGATGAAAGCAAAAGGATGCATTTCTGCTTACCGAGCTTACCGGTATCACGCTGGAGATAAAGACCTCAAAAATATCTTGGGCGATCTAATTAATCAAGCAGAGCTGGAAGTTAGCGAATGTGATAAGATACTCACTCATAATGGCATCGCACCTCCTCCTTTACTGCCTGAAAGACCTGAAACAAAGCTTGAAGATATCCCAGTCGGCGCAAGATTTAGTGATCAAGAAATTGCTTCGATGATTGCCGCAGATACATCAGTGGGCTTGATTGCTTGCAGCCAAACGATGGGCAAATCAATTAGAGAAGACATTGGAGCGCTGTTTGGCAAATATCATGCAACAAAAGCTGCTATTGGCTTAAAAATATTAAAAATGAGCAAAGAAAAAGGCTGGTTAATCCCTCCGCCACTTCAAATTAAAAGACCTGATCTTGTAGAAGCGTGA
- a CDS encoding TRAP transporter substrate-binding protein: protein MNKLFNATAFLGIVGILLTGCGGDKTETAAVSQEQTKKAQVLNVGTSVNSQHSLYEGLSKFKELVEGESNQRLQVNLFHSGQMGADRELAEAIKLGTVQAAIISPSALSNFFPEFTVFDLPFLFSSENQVDEFLKGSVGQEILNSGTSKGYTGLSYMELGFRNITNSKREIKSVKDLQDIKIRVTENPLTVDTWNALGAKPTPMAFTELFTALQQGTVDAQENPYGQIAASKFYEVQKYLSKTHHTYNPAPFIIGKKFMDSLSEEDRQIILKAGASAAEHQVKINRKKETASLQLLIDNGMVVTELTPEELNGFRQAVQSVNEKYADKIGKDFMQRVLDAVK, encoded by the coding sequence ATGAATAAATTGTTTAATGCAACCGCTTTCTTAGGAATAGTTGGAATCTTGTTGACCGGATGCGGTGGCGATAAAACCGAAACGGCTGCGGTAAGCCAAGAGCAGACGAAGAAAGCACAAGTTTTGAACGTGGGGACATCCGTCAATTCTCAACATTCTTTATATGAAGGATTAAGTAAGTTCAAGGAATTGGTTGAAGGAGAAAGCAACCAAAGGCTACAGGTGAACCTTTTTCACAGCGGACAAATGGGAGCAGACCGCGAGCTGGCAGAGGCCATTAAGCTTGGAACGGTTCAGGCGGCCATCATTTCTCCATCAGCATTAAGTAACTTTTTCCCTGAATTTACAGTGTTCGATTTGCCGTTTTTGTTTTCCAGTGAAAACCAGGTCGATGAGTTTCTTAAAGGCTCCGTTGGACAGGAAATTCTGAATAGCGGTACTAGTAAGGGATATACTGGGCTGAGTTATATGGAGCTAGGGTTTCGAAATATAACAAATAGCAAGCGTGAAATCAAATCAGTTAAAGATTTGCAGGATATTAAAATTCGGGTAACGGAAAATCCGCTAACCGTCGATACCTGGAATGCATTAGGGGCGAAACCGACACCGATGGCGTTTACTGAGCTATTTACTGCGCTGCAGCAAGGAACAGTCGATGCCCAGGAGAACCCATATGGACAGATTGCGGCAAGTAAATTTTACGAGGTCCAAAAATATCTGTCTAAGACCCATCATACCTATAACCCTGCCCCATTCATCATTGGTAAGAAGTTTATGGACTCGTTAAGTGAAGAGGATCGGCAGATCATCCTGAAAGCGGGGGCATCTGCAGCAGAACATCAGGTCAAGATCAATCGCAAAAAAGAAACCGCTTCCTTACAGCTATTGATCGACAATGGGATGGTCGTTACCGAATTAACACCGGAAGAGTTAAACGGTTTTCGGCAGGCGGTTCAGTCCGTCAATGAAAAATATGCTGATAAAATCGGAAAAGACTTCATGCAAAGAGTGCTTGATGCCGTCAAATGA
- a CDS encoding TRAP transporter small permease: MNWVDKINRHFEEILVASLLGVITCLLFLQVVFRYAVNLPLDWTEEMARYLFIAFTFLSASLGVKVNRHLRVDLLMALIPDSSKKVVQIIRDFIWFLFAVVMVKIGFDVALMNWVADQRSPSLQMNMGYVYFTVPFGFALMSVRILQNIYQTATGKDLPRGE; the protein is encoded by the coding sequence ATGAATTGGGTGGATAAAATAAATCGCCATTTTGAGGAAATTTTGGTCGCTTCCCTGTTAGGGGTCATTACATGCTTGCTGTTTCTCCAAGTCGTATTCCGGTATGCCGTTAATCTGCCGCTCGATTGGACGGAAGAGATGGCAAGGTATTTATTTATTGCCTTCACCTTTCTTTCAGCAAGCTTAGGAGTCAAGGTTAACCGCCATTTGCGAGTGGATCTGCTGATGGCTTTAATACCGGACTCATCCAAAAAAGTTGTGCAAATCATCAGGGATTTCATCTGGTTCCTCTTTGCTGTAGTTATGGTTAAAATCGGCTTTGACGTTGCCTTAATGAACTGGGTCGCTGATCAACGTTCACCTTCTCTACAGATGAATATGGGGTACGTTTATTTCACGGTACCGTTTGGCTTTGCTCTCATGTCTGTGCGCATCCTGCAAAACATCTATCAAACGGCCACGGGCAAAGATTTGCCTAGGGGAGAATAA